A single region of the Alosa alosa isolate M-15738 ecotype Scorff River chromosome 6, AALO_Geno_1.1, whole genome shotgun sequence genome encodes:
- the LOC125296206 gene encoding N-acetylmuramoyl-L-alanine amidase-like isoform X2, translated as MDFPWKWVLTISLVAICHAADPPSHMNHFIQVVKWIETEIPGLPPIGLVKELRKSAQLDSPFIKRYLGALDDRKAVLNSTVSEYLSTAIHHKVTESGVEKGVVLTSDGTTVALAPLLLGIEAGLQSVSKGRVRGLYPLALSKTLAVSFLHHSRSSSTTHRLGPDGCWDSVTSPKMFTLSGVPSLATDAQVNGGMDGVILGMEVSNPSRRAIKLSTLLNQYYNYRLRAKGLDSAPRLISARRRQNFVRFSRPGYLKRQVKGTLAVYEKLNRDKGKQKKTSEATLERIIEGGIKAFDHRYTECPAIIPRCQWGAEPYRGTPTLLSLPLSFLYIHHTSTPGQPCLTFEECSRDMRSMQRFHQEDRGWDDIGYSFVAGSDGYIYEGRGWHWRGAHTKGHNSKGYGVSFIGDYMETLPSENTMNLVRHKLAMCAVSGGRLVSDYIVHGHRQVVATSCPGDAFYKNVQTWEHYREVQS; from the exons ATGGATTTTCCCTGGAAATGGGTCCTCACTATTTCTCTGGTGGCCATCTGTCATGCAGCTG ACCCACCGAGTCATATGAATCACTTCATCCAAGTTGTGAAGTGGATCGAAACTGAGATTCCTGGACTACCGCCTATTGGCTTGGTGAAGGAACTGCGTAAATCAGCACAGTTGGACAGTCCCTTCATTAAACGCTATTTGGGGGCTTTGGATGACCGTAAGGCTGTTTTGAACTCCACTGTCTCTGAGTATCTGTCAACAGCAATACATCACAAGGTGACAGAGTCAGGTGTGGAGAAGGGTGTTGTCCTCACCAGTGATGGCACAACTGTTGCTTTGGCTCCTCTCCTACTGGGCATTGAAGCTGGCCTGCAGTCAGTCTCCAAAGGCCGTGTCCGTGGACTCTACCCACTTGCGCTGTCCAAAACCTTGGCTGTTTCTTTTCTCCATCACTCGAGAAGCTCTTCGACCACTCACCGCTTGGGCCCAGATGGATGCTGGGATAGTGTGACCTCCCCTAAGATGTTCACCCTCTCAGGAGTTCCCTCTCTGGCCACTGACGCTCAGGTGAACGGGGGCATGGATGGAGTGATTCTGGGAATGGAAGTATCTAACCCTTCCCGTCGTGCCATCAAGCTGAGCACCTTACTCAACCAATACTACAACTACCGTCTTAGGGCCAAGGGGCTGGACAGTGCTCCCAGGCTCATTAGCGCCCGACGCAGGCAGAACTTTGTACGCTTCTCAAGACCTGGTTACCTGAAGAGGCAGGTGAAAGGCACCTTGGCTGTGTACGAGAAGTTAAATAGAGACAAAGGGAAACAGAAGAAGACAAGTGAAGCAACGCTTGAAAGGATTATAGAGGGAGGAATCAAAGCCTTTGACCACAGATACACCG AATGTCCAGCCATCATTCCACGCTGCCAATGGGGAGCAGAACCATATCGCGGCACCCCAacacttctctctctgcctctgtcgtTCCTGTACATTCACCACACATCCACACCTGGCCAGCCTTGCCTGACTTTTGAAGAGTGTTCCAGAGACATGAGATCTATGCAGCGTTTCCATCAGGAAGACCGCGGTTGGGATGATATTGGATACAG CTTCGTGGCGGGCTCTGATGGCTACATTTACGAAGGTCGTGGTTGGCACTGGCGAGGGGCTCACACCAAGGGCCACAACTCCAAGGGCTATGGGGTCTCATTCATCGGGGACTACATGGAGACTCTGCCATCTGAAAATACTATGAACCTCGTAAGGCACAAACTGGCAATGTGTGCCGTAAGTGGCGGACGCCTGGTGTCAGATTATATCGTGCATGGACACAGACAAGTGGTGGCCACCTCCTGCCCTGGCGATGCCTTCTATAAAAATGTGCAAACCTGGGAGCACTACAGG GAAGTCCAGAGCTGA
- the LOC125296206 gene encoding N-acetylmuramoyl-L-alanine amidase-like isoform X1, producing MDFPWKWVLTISLVAICHAAADPPSHMNHFIQVVKWIETEIPGLPPIGLVKELRKSAQLDSPFIKRYLGALDDRKAVLNSTVSEYLSTAIHHKVTESGVEKGVVLTSDGTTVALAPLLLGIEAGLQSVSKGRVRGLYPLALSKTLAVSFLHHSRSSSTTHRLGPDGCWDSVTSPKMFTLSGVPSLATDAQVNGGMDGVILGMEVSNPSRRAIKLSTLLNQYYNYRLRAKGLDSAPRLISARRRQNFVRFSRPGYLKRQVKGTLAVYEKLNRDKGKQKKTSEATLERIIEGGIKAFDHRYTECPAIIPRCQWGAEPYRGTPTLLSLPLSFLYIHHTSTPGQPCLTFEECSRDMRSMQRFHQEDRGWDDIGYSFVAGSDGYIYEGRGWHWRGAHTKGHNSKGYGVSFIGDYMETLPSENTMNLVRHKLAMCAVSGGRLVSDYIVHGHRQVVATSCPGDAFYKNVQTWEHYREVQS from the exons ATGGATTTTCCCTGGAAATGGGTCCTCACTATTTCTCTGGTGGCCATCTGTCATGCAGCTG CAGACCCACCGAGTCATATGAATCACTTCATCCAAGTTGTGAAGTGGATCGAAACTGAGATTCCTGGACTACCGCCTATTGGCTTGGTGAAGGAACTGCGTAAATCAGCACAGTTGGACAGTCCCTTCATTAAACGCTATTTGGGGGCTTTGGATGACCGTAAGGCTGTTTTGAACTCCACTGTCTCTGAGTATCTGTCAACAGCAATACATCACAAGGTGACAGAGTCAGGTGTGGAGAAGGGTGTTGTCCTCACCAGTGATGGCACAACTGTTGCTTTGGCTCCTCTCCTACTGGGCATTGAAGCTGGCCTGCAGTCAGTCTCCAAAGGCCGTGTCCGTGGACTCTACCCACTTGCGCTGTCCAAAACCTTGGCTGTTTCTTTTCTCCATCACTCGAGAAGCTCTTCGACCACTCACCGCTTGGGCCCAGATGGATGCTGGGATAGTGTGACCTCCCCTAAGATGTTCACCCTCTCAGGAGTTCCCTCTCTGGCCACTGACGCTCAGGTGAACGGGGGCATGGATGGAGTGATTCTGGGAATGGAAGTATCTAACCCTTCCCGTCGTGCCATCAAGCTGAGCACCTTACTCAACCAATACTACAACTACCGTCTTAGGGCCAAGGGGCTGGACAGTGCTCCCAGGCTCATTAGCGCCCGACGCAGGCAGAACTTTGTACGCTTCTCAAGACCTGGTTACCTGAAGAGGCAGGTGAAAGGCACCTTGGCTGTGTACGAGAAGTTAAATAGAGACAAAGGGAAACAGAAGAAGACAAGTGAAGCAACGCTTGAAAGGATTATAGAGGGAGGAATCAAAGCCTTTGACCACAGATACACCG AATGTCCAGCCATCATTCCACGCTGCCAATGGGGAGCAGAACCATATCGCGGCACCCCAacacttctctctctgcctctgtcgtTCCTGTACATTCACCACACATCCACACCTGGCCAGCCTTGCCTGACTTTTGAAGAGTGTTCCAGAGACATGAGATCTATGCAGCGTTTCCATCAGGAAGACCGCGGTTGGGATGATATTGGATACAG CTTCGTGGCGGGCTCTGATGGCTACATTTACGAAGGTCGTGGTTGGCACTGGCGAGGGGCTCACACCAAGGGCCACAACTCCAAGGGCTATGGGGTCTCATTCATCGGGGACTACATGGAGACTCTGCCATCTGAAAATACTATGAACCTCGTAAGGCACAAACTGGCAATGTGTGCCGTAAGTGGCGGACGCCTGGTGTCAGATTATATCGTGCATGGACACAGACAAGTGGTGGCCACCTCCTGCCCTGGCGATGCCTTCTATAAAAATGTGCAAACCTGGGAGCACTACAGG GAAGTCCAGAGCTGA
- the trappc5 gene encoding trafficking protein particle complex subunit 5, whose translation MMDTRFTKGKSAILERSLTRPKTEVSLSAFALLFSEMVQYCQSRVYSVSELQARLADMGQSVGASMLDVLVLREKNGKRETKVLNILLFIKVSVWKALFGKEADKLEQANDDDKTYYIIEKEPLINAYISVPKENSTLNCAAFTAGIVEAILTHSGFPAKVTAHWHKGTTLMIKFDESVIARDKALDSR comes from the exons atGATGGATACCCGATTCACCAAGGGGAAATCTGCCATTCTTGAGCGCTCGCTGACCCGGCCGAAAACCGAGGTCAGTTTGAGCGCTTTCGCCTTGCTGTTCTCTGAGATGGTGCAGTACTGTCAGAGCCGCGTCTATTCAGTGTCCGAACTGCAGGCGCGTCTGGCGGACATGGGTCAGAGTGTGGGCGCCAGCATGCTTGATGTCTTGGTGCTACGCGAGAAAAACGGCAAGAGAGAGACTAAAGTACTTAACATCCTGCTCTTTATCAAG GTATCTGTGTGGAAAGCTTTATTTGGAAAGGAGGCTGACAAGCTGGAGCAGGCCAATGATGATGACAAGACCTACTATATAATTGAGAAGGAGCCACTAATCAACGCCTACATTTCTGTTCCTAAAGAGAACAGCACACTGAACTGTGCCGCCTTCACAGCGGGCATTGTGGAGGCCATCTTGACCCACAGTGGCTTTCCTGCTAAGGTCACTGCACACTGGCACAAGGGGACCACGCTGATGATCAAGTTTGACGAATCAGTCATTGCCCGTGACAAAGCTCTGGATAGCAGATAG